Genomic DNA from Nonomuraea rubra:
CCGGACGCCCTCGTCCCCGGTGATCGCACCACGCCCGGCTGTCTCCCTTCGTCAGGGCAGCACGTTACGCGGGCTGCCGCGAGGTGGAACGCCGACAGGCTACCCCGGTGCGATTCCGGCGCGGAATCGGCCCGTCGGCGGGTGGATCTCACCAACACGTTCTTGACGCTGATAGGCGCCAGCCCTAAGTTAGCGCAAACATAGATCCGCTCCGGGGGGTCCTGGTTCGCCAGGGTGAGCGGACCAGGTCGGTGACCGAGTCGAAGACACGGCAGTCGAAGACATAGACATTGAGGAGTCGCCATGGGGCGGCATCACCACCGGATCTCTGGAACCACCACCCCGGGCGCCACAGGCGCCGGGCCGAGCCGAACGAATCCGAGCGATCTCACGCGGCGCCGCCTCTTCGGCGGCGCGGGCGCCGCCGTCCTGGCCGCGGCGCTGGCCGGCTGCACCGGCGGCGGCCAGCTCGCCGAGAAGAGCGCGAGCGCGGGCAGCGGCGGTGGCGGCCTGCAGTGGTGGGACCAGTTCCGCCCGCTGACCAAGATGTTGCAGGACGACCTGTTCGCCCCGTTCATGAAGGCGCACCCGGGCGTCACCGTCGAACGGCGCCAGATGGACGCGCCCGACCTCGGCCAGGCGCTGCAGGTCGGCCGGCGCAGCAACCAGATGCCCGACGTGCACTCCCTGGCGGGCCTGGGCGGCGTCTCCCCGGCGGCCCTGGTGAGCGAGGGCTGGTTCCAGCCGATCGGCAAGCTCGCCGACTTCGCCGGCAGCCCGGTCGGCGAGCTCCTGTACGACGGCCTGCACCGCTTCAACGGCGAGGTCTACTCCTTCCCGCCGTTCTCCGGCCGCTGGCACGAGGCGGTGCCCTGGGTCAACACCGCGATGCTCAAGCAGGCGGGCGTCGATCCCGAGGAGGAGCCGGGCACCTGGGACAAGCTCCGCGAGATCGCCCGCAAGGTCACGACCGGCAACGACAGCGGCGCCTACGGCATCGTGGTGCCGAGCAAGGAGACGGAGTACCTGCGCGCGCTGGTGGAACGGCTGGCGATGGCCGCCGGCGCGCCGGGGCCCGGCAACGTCGACTGGGCGACCGGCGACTACGTCTACGACAGCCAGCCGTACATCGACGCCATCGAGTTCCTGGTCAGCCTGCAGAAGGACAAGGTCGTGCACCCGGCCTCGGCGTCGATGGGCGCGCGCGACGCCCGCGCCCGCTGGGCCGCCGGGCAGGCCGGCATCTACCTGTGGGGCGCCTGGTTCATCGGCGGCCTGCGGGTGGACGAGCCCGAGGCGGTCGAGCGCGGCGTCGGCACCTGGCACATCCCCTGCCCCGAGACCACCAGGAACTTCGTCTACAGCCCGCCCTCGTCCGGCACGTTCTGGGTGTCCGACCAGTCCAAGCAGGCCGGGACCGCCGCCGAGCTCATGCTGCAGATGACCACCAAGGAGTTCCAGACCAGCCTGGCCGAGGCCATGGACCAGCCGCCCGCGCTGGCCGCCGAAGTCATCGGCCAGGCCCAGGTGCACGACGCGTACCGCACGTGCGTGGCCAACTTCCAGGAGGACGTGCGCATCGGCCCGGTGCCCGAGGTCGGCAACCCCGGCGTCTGGCAGGTGCTGGCCGAGATGCGCGACATCCACCCCAACCTCGGCGACATCGTCCAGTCCGTGCTGACCGGCGCCTCCACCGACGTCGGCGGCCAGCTCCGCCGCTTCAACGACCAGATCAGCGCCGAGCGGGAGCGCGCGCTGAAGGTCGTGCGCGAGGAGAAGGGCGTCGAGGTGGACCTCAAGGCCTGGGTGTTCGGCAACTGGGACCGCAAGAAGGACTACGGCCAGCAGGACTACGCCGGGCGCTGAGATGACGACGACGACTTCACGGCGCGAGAGCGTCGCCGCTCCCGCAGCCCCGCCGAAGGGCCGGGCACGGCGGCTGCGGCAGGACTGGTGGATCTACCTGTTCCTGCTCCCCACCGTGCTCGGGTACGGGGCCTACACCGTCTATCCGCTGCTGGCCTCCTGGTGGTACGCCTTCCTCGACTGGCCGGGCTTCGCCGGCGCGGGCACGTTCATCGGGCTGGAGAACTTCGAGCGGCTGATCGGCGACGACCTGTTCTGGAACGCGTTCTGGAACTCGCTGGTGT
This window encodes:
- a CDS encoding ABC transporter substrate-binding protein, whose translation is MGRHHHRISGTTTPGATGAGPSRTNPSDLTRRRLFGGAGAAVLAAALAGCTGGGQLAEKSASAGSGGGGLQWWDQFRPLTKMLQDDLFAPFMKAHPGVTVERRQMDAPDLGQALQVGRRSNQMPDVHSLAGLGGVSPAALVSEGWFQPIGKLADFAGSPVGELLYDGLHRFNGEVYSFPPFSGRWHEAVPWVNTAMLKQAGVDPEEEPGTWDKLREIARKVTTGNDSGAYGIVVPSKETEYLRALVERLAMAAGAPGPGNVDWATGDYVYDSQPYIDAIEFLVSLQKDKVVHPASASMGARDARARWAAGQAGIYLWGAWFIGGLRVDEPEAVERGVGTWHIPCPETTRNFVYSPPSSGTFWVSDQSKQAGTAAELMLQMTTKEFQTSLAEAMDQPPALAAEVIGQAQVHDAYRTCVANFQEDVRIGPVPEVGNPGVWQVLAEMRDIHPNLGDIVQSVLTGASTDVGGQLRRFNDQISAERERALKVVREEKGVEVDLKAWVFGNWDRKKDYGQQDYAGR